The following coding sequences lie in one Moritella viscosa genomic window:
- the folP gene encoding dihydropteroate synthase, with protein sequence MQLNLAANSSRVKILDLSQPVVMGILNVTPDSFSDGGQYYALDAAFKQAQKMVDDGAKIIDIGGESTRPGASAVSLEEELARVIPIIKRISTQLDVVISIDTSKAQVMREAIAAGAHIINDVRALQEEGALQAAAELGVPVCLMHMQGKPSTMQDAPSYQDVTAEVIAFLQLRIEDCCNAGIKRENIILDPGFGFGKTLEQNYQLLADTPLFHQFDLPILIGVSRKSMIGNLLQCDESQRLAGSLACANSAATDGAHIFRVHDVLETTDTLAIVAQLKKHRVR encoded by the coding sequence ATGCAGTTAAACTTAGCGGCCAATAGCAGTCGTGTTAAAATACTCGATCTTAGTCAACCAGTAGTCATGGGCATTTTAAATGTTACGCCGGACTCGTTTTCTGATGGTGGTCAGTATTACGCTTTAGATGCAGCCTTTAAACAAGCACAAAAGATGGTCGATGATGGCGCTAAGATCATTGATATTGGCGGTGAATCTACACGTCCAGGTGCTAGTGCTGTTAGTTTAGAAGAAGAACTTGCACGTGTTATTCCTATTATTAAACGCATATCAACACAGCTCGATGTTGTTATCTCTATCGATACCAGTAAAGCGCAAGTGATGCGGGAAGCCATTGCTGCGGGAGCGCACATTATTAACGATGTGAGAGCTCTGCAGGAAGAGGGGGCGTTGCAAGCAGCAGCAGAGCTAGGCGTGCCTGTATGCCTCATGCATATGCAAGGTAAACCTAGTACAATGCAAGACGCACCATCTTATCAAGATGTAACTGCAGAAGTGATCGCGTTTTTACAACTGCGAATCGAAGACTGTTGTAACGCAGGCATTAAGCGTGAAAATATTATTCTCGACCCTGGCTTTGGTTTTGGTAAAACGTTAGAGCAGAATTATCAATTACTCGCTGATACACCGCTATTCCATCAATTTGATTTACCTATTTTGATTGGTGTTTCACGAAAGTCGATGATAGGTAATTTATTGCAATGTGATGAGTCTCAGCGATTAGCGGGTAGCCTTGCATGTGCAAACAGTGCCGCTACAGATGGCGCACATATATTTCGTGTGCATGATGTACTAGAGACTACTGATACTTTGGCGATTGTCGCTCAGCTAAAAAAACATCGTGTGCGCTAA
- a CDS encoding peptidase, M23/M37 family, which translates to MSFGNRFKQLPKQHRTSILIIFGLIITLLLLPVSTSAPQSSDADSFYIYQVGDRYSLKLPRITSAENKPVKSRLTSEEIIVRAGDNLSLIGQRSHLSTKTIYEIDKLSSAKRLRSIYPGQKLTITTNNDGQFVELIYPYSATESLHINKTADGYTTNTVKNKIEVREIFTRAEITSNFWNAGVKGKMPAKQIMNLATIFGWDIDFALDIRAGDSFAVIYEEQYIDGYFVSTGNILAAEFINQGDKFQAVRHKDGSYYTPSGRSMRKAFLRAPVNFKYISSSFNRNRRHPVTGRVRAHNGIDYAARTGTPIVSAGDGKVIASAYNRFNGNYVFIKHNANIVTKYLHMNKRSVRQGQRVKQNQKIGTVGATGRVTGPHLHYEFLVNGKHKNPKTVSLPKAESLRGSEKTKFVSEAKGIIEQLENNAKLYSLIAE; encoded by the coding sequence ATGTCATTCGGTAACCGTTTTAAGCAATTACCAAAACAGCACCGAACCTCCATTCTAATTATCTTTGGTTTGATCATTACACTGCTGTTACTCCCAGTCTCCACCAGCGCACCACAATCATCAGATGCAGACTCTTTTTATATCTACCAAGTGGGTGATCGTTACAGTTTAAAATTACCTCGCATTACCTCGGCAGAAAATAAGCCGGTTAAATCACGATTAACCAGTGAGGAAATTATCGTTCGCGCGGGTGATAATCTATCGTTAATTGGTCAACGTAGCCATTTATCGACAAAAACCATCTATGAAATAGATAAGTTGTCATCGGCAAAACGCTTACGCAGTATCTACCCTGGACAAAAACTAACCATCACAACGAATAATGATGGCCAATTTGTTGAGCTTATTTATCCTTACAGCGCAACTGAATCATTACACATTAATAAAACAGCTGATGGTTACACAACTAATACAGTTAAAAATAAAATAGAAGTCAGAGAAATATTCACGCGCGCAGAGATCACCAGTAACTTCTGGAATGCAGGTGTTAAAGGTAAGATGCCTGCGAAACAAATCATGAACTTAGCCACAATATTTGGTTGGGATATCGATTTCGCTCTCGATATTCGAGCGGGTGACAGTTTTGCAGTGATTTATGAAGAACAATATATTGATGGATACTTTGTTTCGACAGGTAATATCCTTGCCGCAGAGTTCATCAACCAAGGTGATAAATTTCAAGCAGTACGCCACAAAGACGGCAGCTATTATACCCCGTCTGGACGCTCTATGCGTAAAGCCTTCTTACGCGCACCAGTAAACTTTAAATATATCAGTTCTAGTTTTAACCGTAATCGTCGTCATCCCGTAACAGGCCGAGTACGTGCACATAATGGTATTGATTACGCAGCAAGAACAGGTACTCCGATTGTATCTGCGGGTGACGGTAAAGTTATCGCATCTGCTTATAATCGCTTTAATGGTAACTATGTATTTATTAAACATAACGCTAATATTGTCACTAAATACCTGCACATGAATAAGCGCAGTGTCAGACAAGGACAGCGGGTTAAACAGAATCAAAAAATTGGTACAGTTGGTGCGACAGGTCGTGTAACGGGCCCACATTTACATTATGAATTCTTAGTGAATGGTAAGCACAAAAATCCAAAAACAGTGTCGCTACCAAAAGCAGAATCATTACGCGGTAGTGAAAAGACCAAATTCGTCTCCGAAGCGAAAGGCATCATAGAGCAATTGGAAAATAATGCGAAGTTATACAGTTTAATCGCAGAATAA
- a CDS encoding ATP-dependent protease produces MSDMAKNLILWLVIAVVLMSVFQSFGPNESSSNQLDYSSFVQQVRNKQVNEVKINGRTIRGVSQGGQKFVTFLPAEDPQLLNDLLNNNVKVFGEPEEEASLLTSIFISWFPMLLLIGVWVFFMRQMQGGGGKGAMSFGKSKARLMSEDQIKTTFADVAGCDEAKEEVAELVDYLKDPSRFQKLGGKIPTGILLVGSPGTGKTLLAKAIAGEAKVPFFTISGSDFVEMFVGVGASRVRDMFEQAKKSSPCIIFIDEIDAVGRKRGSGMGGGHDEREQTLNQMLVEMDGFEGNEGIIVIAATNRPDVLDPALLRPGRFDRQVTVGLPDIRGREQILKVHMRKVPINDDVEIVLIARGTPGFSGAELANLVNEAALFAARTNKRTVSMAEFEKAKDKILMGAERKSMVMSEEEKVMTAYHEAGHAIIGRLVPDHDPVYKVSIIPRGRALGVTMYLPEQDRVSHSKRHLESMISSLYGGRIAEEIIFGKDSVSTGASNDIERATDISRKMVTQWGLSEKLGPMKFADEQGEVFLGGGGTQAASMSDETAKLIDDEIRYLVESNYKRSHQLLTDNMDILHSMKDALMKYETIDAKQIDDLMARVEVRAPADWGESYGTIDSDSTKDAKKETKIDNEEDSETESDKKDTK; encoded by the coding sequence TTGAGTGATATGGCAAAAAATCTGATTTTATGGCTGGTTATTGCAGTCGTATTAATGTCAGTATTTCAGAGTTTCGGACCAAATGAGAGTTCAAGTAATCAATTGGATTACAGTTCATTTGTGCAACAAGTTAGAAATAAACAGGTTAACGAAGTTAAGATCAACGGACGTACTATCCGTGGTGTTAGCCAAGGTGGACAAAAGTTTGTTACTTTCTTACCAGCGGAAGATCCACAGCTATTAAATGACCTGTTAAACAATAACGTTAAAGTATTTGGTGAGCCTGAAGAAGAGGCAAGTTTATTGACTTCTATCTTCATCTCTTGGTTCCCAATGCTATTACTGATCGGTGTTTGGGTATTCTTCATGCGTCAAATGCAAGGTGGCGGCGGTAAAGGCGCTATGTCATTTGGCAAAAGTAAAGCACGCTTGATGAGTGAAGACCAAATTAAAACGACGTTTGCTGATGTTGCAGGTTGTGATGAAGCAAAAGAAGAAGTTGCTGAATTGGTTGATTACTTAAAAGATCCAAGTCGCTTCCAGAAACTTGGTGGTAAAATCCCAACCGGTATCTTATTAGTTGGTTCACCAGGTACAGGTAAAACATTACTTGCTAAGGCGATTGCGGGTGAAGCAAAAGTACCATTTTTCACTATTTCAGGTTCTGACTTCGTTGAAATGTTTGTTGGTGTTGGTGCATCTCGAGTGCGTGACATGTTCGAACAAGCGAAGAAATCATCACCATGTATCATCTTTATTGATGAAATCGATGCGGTAGGCCGTAAGCGTGGTTCTGGTATGGGCGGTGGTCATGATGAACGTGAGCAAACGCTTAACCAAATGCTGGTTGAAATGGATGGCTTTGAAGGTAATGAAGGTATCATTGTTATTGCTGCGACGAACCGTCCAGACGTACTTGATCCTGCGCTATTACGTCCAGGCCGTTTTGATCGCCAAGTAACGGTTGGTCTTCCTGATATCCGTGGTCGTGAACAAATCTTAAAAGTACATATGCGTAAAGTGCCAATTAACGATGACGTTGAAATCGTACTTATTGCACGTGGTACTCCAGGTTTCTCTGGTGCTGAGCTTGCTAACCTTGTTAACGAAGCTGCACTATTTGCAGCACGTACGAATAAACGTACTGTATCGATGGCAGAATTTGAAAAAGCCAAAGATAAAATCTTAATGGGTGCTGAACGTAAGAGCATGGTAATGAGCGAAGAAGAGAAAGTGATGACTGCGTACCATGAAGCTGGTCACGCAATCATTGGTCGCTTAGTACCGGATCATGATCCTGTTTATAAAGTAAGTATCATTCCACGTGGTCGTGCACTGGGTGTAACTATGTACTTACCTGAACAAGATCGTGTTAGTCATTCAAAACGTCATTTAGAAAGCATGATCTCAAGCCTTTACGGTGGTCGTATTGCTGAAGAAATCATCTTTGGTAAAGACAGTGTATCAACGGGCGCATCAAATGATATTGAACGCGCAACGGATATCTCTCGTAAAATGGTTACGCAATGGGGTCTATCTGAAAAATTAGGTCCGATGAAATTTGCTGACGAACAAGGTGAAGTTTTCCTTGGTGGTGGTGGTACTCAGGCTGCAAGTATGTCTGATGAGACGGCTAAACTGATTGATGATGAAATTCGTTATTTGGTTGAAAGTAACTATAAACGTTCGCATCAGCTGTTGACGGATAATATGGATATTCTTCATTCAATGAAAGATGCATTGATGAAGTATGAAACCATTGATGCCAAGCAAATTGATGATCTAATGGCACGTGTTGAAGTACGCGCTCCAGCGGACTGGGGCGAAAGCTACGGTACCATTGATAGCGACAGCACTAAAGATGCTAAAAAAGAAACTAAAATAGATAATGAAGAAGATAGCGAAACAGAAAGTGATAAAAAAGATACAAAATAA
- a CDS encoding membrane protein — MMNMDMIYLLDLAGTAVFAISGVQVAGQMRMDPFGATVLAAVTAIGGGTIRDAILDVGPAFWVHDPVYLTVIILTSLLTILFANRNHRMPPIFLPLADAAGLALFTVLGTQKALAYGAPGMTAVVMGVITGVAGGIIRDLLASRVPMVLQKDIYATASVLGGVVYTGSLLIGITEGFAMLLAMTGVFTLRMAAVHWHLRLPIFTLKHHRS, encoded by the coding sequence ATGATGAACATGGATATGATTTATTTACTCGATTTAGCGGGAACCGCCGTTTTTGCAATATCAGGCGTACAAGTCGCAGGCCAGATGCGCATGGACCCATTTGGCGCAACAGTATTAGCTGCCGTAACGGCGATTGGAGGTGGCACAATACGTGATGCTATCTTAGATGTAGGCCCTGCATTCTGGGTGCACGACCCCGTTTACCTCACCGTTATTATTCTGACATCTCTGTTAACCATTTTGTTTGCTAACCGTAATCATCGCATGCCGCCAATATTCTTACCCCTTGCCGATGCAGCAGGCTTAGCCTTATTCACCGTACTGGGTACGCAGAAAGCCTTAGCTTATGGCGCTCCAGGGATGACCGCGGTAGTGATGGGTGTTATCACAGGTGTTGCAGGAGGCATCATTCGAGATCTGTTAGCCAGTCGCGTACCTATGGTATTACAAAAAGATATCTATGCGACGGCATCGGTCTTGGGTGGCGTGGTTTATACAGGCTCATTACTCATTGGCATTACTGAAGGTTTTGCGATGTTATTAGCCATGACAGGAGTATTTACACTCCGAATGGCCGCAGTACATTGGCATTTAAGATTACCTATTTTTACTCTAAAACACCACCGCTCGTAA
- the tyrS gene encoding tyrosyl-tRNA synthetase produces MTQINDALREIKRGTEEILVEEELVAKLKEGRPLRIKLGADPTGADLHLGHTVILNKLRQFQDLGHEVIFLIGDFTATVGDPSGKNSTRPPLTREDVLVNAKTYTDQVFKILDESKTRIEFNSTWLNELGAAGMIRLASQQTVARMLERDDFKKRYASNQGIAIHEFMYPLLQGYDSVALQSDVELGGTDQKFNLLMGRELQKAEGQKPQTVIMMPLLVGLDGVKKMSKSANNYIGVTDAPNEMFGKIMSITDELMWNYFELLSFRPLAEIEKFKADIAADAVNPRDVKISLAKEIIARFHDEVAAESAHNDFTQRFSKNAIPDEMPEFDFAVSDAIAIANLLKEAGLVSGTSEAMRMIKQGAVKIDGEKVEDTRLVPAAGTAVYQVGKRKFARITLG; encoded by the coding sequence ATGACGCAAATCAATGATGCGTTACGTGAAATCAAACGTGGTACAGAAGAAATCCTAGTTGAAGAAGAATTAGTAGCAAAGCTGAAAGAAGGTCGTCCGCTAAGAATTAAATTAGGTGCTGATCCAACAGGTGCTGATCTACATTTAGGCCATACTGTTATCTTAAACAAGTTACGTCAATTTCAAGACCTTGGTCATGAAGTTATCTTCTTGATTGGTGACTTCACTGCAACAGTGGGTGACCCGTCAGGTAAAAACTCGACACGTCCACCACTAACGCGTGAAGATGTACTTGTTAATGCGAAAACGTATACGGATCAAGTATTCAAAATTTTAGATGAATCAAAAACACGCATTGAATTTAACTCTACGTGGTTAAACGAATTAGGTGCTGCGGGCATGATCCGTTTGGCATCGCAACAAACAGTTGCACGTATGCTAGAGCGTGATGACTTCAAAAAACGCTATGCGTCAAATCAAGGTATCGCGATCCACGAATTTATGTACCCACTATTACAAGGTTATGATTCAGTTGCACTGCAATCGGATGTTGAACTTGGCGGTACAGATCAAAAGTTTAACTTATTAATGGGTCGCGAATTACAAAAAGCAGAAGGTCAAAAACCACAAACGGTTATTATGATGCCACTGCTTGTTGGTCTTGATGGCGTGAAGAAAATGTCTAAATCAGCGAACAACTATATTGGTGTAACAGATGCTCCAAACGAGATGTTCGGTAAGATTATGTCAATCACTGATGAATTGATGTGGAACTACTTCGAATTATTATCATTCCGTCCATTAGCTGAAATTGAAAAATTCAAAGCTGATATCGCGGCAGATGCCGTTAATCCACGTGATGTTAAAATTTCATTAGCAAAAGAAATCATTGCTCGTTTTCATGATGAAGTTGCAGCAGAAAGCGCGCATAATGATTTCACTCAGCGTTTTTCAAAAAATGCGATCCCAGATGAAATGCCAGAGTTTGATTTTGCAGTAAGTGATGCAATTGCAATTGCTAACTTATTAAAAGAAGCTGGCTTAGTATCAGGGACATCGGAAGCGATGCGTATGATCAAGCAAGGTGCTGTTAAAATTGATGGCGAAAAAGTAGAAGATACACGACTTGTACCTGCAGCCGGTACAGCTGTATACCAAGTTGGTAAACGTAAGTTTGCACGTATTACACTTGGCTAG
- a CDS encoding putative RNA binding protein, whose amino-acid sequence MALSNKQKQHLKGLAHSLKPVILLGQHGLTEGVMAEIEVALAHHELIKIKVASEDRDQKALVMDTIVKEANAEKVQSIGHTLVIYRTSDEKKIILPRK is encoded by the coding sequence ATGGCATTAAGCAACAAACAAAAGCAACACCTAAAAGGTTTAGCACACTCATTGAAACCTGTCATCTTACTAGGCCAACACGGCTTAACAGAAGGTGTAATGGCTGAAATTGAAGTAGCGCTAGCACACCATGAATTAATCAAAATTAAAGTTGCGTCAGAAGACCGTGACCAAAAAGCATTAGTAATGGATACCATTGTAAAAGAAGCTAACGCAGAAAAAGTACAAAGTATTGGCCACACACTGGTCATTTATCGTACAAGTGATGAAAAGAAAATCATACTGCCAAGAAAATAA
- the glmM gene encoding phosphoglucosamine mutase: MSRKYFGTDGIRGLVGVAPITPEFALKLGWAAGKVLAKQGTRKVLIGKDTRISGYMLECALEAGLSAAGLDVAFMGPMPTPAVAYLTRTFRAEAGIVISASHNPYHDNGIKFFSANGTKLPDDVELAIEAQLEKELTCVESAELGKAVRIDDAAGRYIEYCKSTFPSRASLKGLKIVLDCAHGATYHIAPNVFKELGAEIITIGVEPNGLNINDGCGATAPEALAARVLAEKADLGVAYDGDGDRLMMVDHTGYVIDGDEVLYIIARDALRNGVLKGGVVGTLMANMGLELALKSLGIPFARSAVGDRYVVEMMLEKGWRIGGENSGHIISLDHTTTGDGIVSSLLVLAALVNSGLTLKELRSGMSKFPQVLVNVRFSGDSDPLLAESVQQSVADVEQELADRGRVLLRKSGTEPLIRVMVEGEDETHVLALANKIADAVKATF; encoded by the coding sequence ATGTCAAGAAAGTATTTTGGTACCGACGGTATTCGTGGTCTTGTTGGTGTAGCGCCTATCACACCTGAGTTTGCACTTAAATTGGGTTGGGCTGCAGGTAAGGTACTTGCAAAACAGGGGACAAGAAAAGTCCTAATCGGTAAAGATACCCGTATTTCTGGTTATATGCTGGAATGTGCTTTAGAAGCCGGTTTGTCTGCTGCGGGACTTGACGTCGCCTTTATGGGGCCAATGCCAACACCAGCTGTAGCCTATTTAACACGCACATTCCGTGCCGAAGCAGGTATTGTGATTAGTGCATCACACAATCCATATCACGATAACGGTATTAAGTTCTTCTCTGCAAACGGTACTAAGCTACCGGATGATGTTGAACTGGCGATTGAAGCGCAATTAGAAAAAGAATTAACCTGCGTTGAGTCGGCTGAATTAGGTAAAGCTGTACGTATTGATGATGCAGCGGGTCGTTATATTGAATACTGTAAAAGTACTTTCCCGTCTCGCGCTAGTTTGAAGGGACTGAAAATTGTGCTCGATTGTGCGCATGGTGCCACTTACCATATCGCACCAAACGTATTTAAAGAATTAGGCGCAGAGATCATTACTATCGGTGTTGAGCCTAATGGTTTGAATATTAATGATGGTTGTGGGGCAACGGCGCCTGAAGCATTGGCTGCACGTGTACTTGCTGAAAAAGCTGATCTTGGTGTTGCTTATGATGGTGATGGCGATCGTCTGATGATGGTTGATCATACTGGTTATGTAATTGATGGTGATGAAGTTCTTTATATTATTGCACGTGATGCTCTACGTAACGGCGTATTAAAAGGTGGTGTCGTAGGTACATTAATGGCGAATATGGGCTTAGAGCTAGCACTTAAGTCTCTGGGGATTCCATTTGCACGTAGTGCGGTTGGAGATCGCTATGTTGTCGAAATGATGCTTGAAAAAGGCTGGCGAATAGGTGGTGAAAATTCAGGTCATATTATTTCTCTGGATCACACCACAACAGGTGACGGTATTGTATCAAGCCTATTAGTATTAGCGGCATTGGTGAATAGTGGATTAACGCTGAAAGAATTACGCTCTGGAATGAGTAAATTCCCACAAGTATTAGTGAATGTTCGCTTTAGCGGTGATTCAGACCCACTATTAGCGGAATCTGTGCAACAGTCTGTAGCAGATGTTGAACAGGAACTCGCTGATCGGGGTCGTGTGTTGTTACGTAAATCAGGTACTGAGCCACTTATCCGTGTGATGGTTGAAGGTGAAGACGAAACGCATGTATTAGCGCTAGCCAATAAAATTGCAGATGCCGTTAAAGCCACGTTTTAA
- the rlmE gene encoding ribosomal RNA large subunit methyltransferase E: MTPTPKKKSTQKGSSKNWLQEHHNDKYVKDAKKQGLRSRATFKLEEIQAKDKLLKPGMNIVDLGAAPGGWSQYAVKQLGDRGRVIACDILAMDPIAGVDFLQGDFRDEKVLSALLAKVGDGQIDVVISDMAPNMSGNIGVDQPASMYLVELALEMCREVLKPNGSFAVKVFQGEGFEQFMKDVRSLFTVVKTRKPDSSRARSREVFIVATGYKG, translated from the coding sequence ATGACCCCGACACCGAAGAAAAAAAGTACCCAAAAGGGCAGCTCAAAGAATTGGCTGCAAGAGCATCACAACGATAAATACGTGAAAGATGCGAAGAAACAAGGGTTGCGTTCACGTGCGACTTTTAAGCTTGAAGAGATTCAAGCAAAAGATAAATTATTAAAACCGGGTATGAATATTGTTGACCTTGGTGCGGCTCCTGGTGGTTGGTCGCAATATGCGGTTAAACAATTAGGTGATAGAGGTCGTGTTATTGCTTGTGATATTTTAGCTATGGATCCAATTGCAGGGGTCGATTTCTTGCAAGGTGACTTTCGAGACGAGAAAGTACTCTCAGCATTACTGGCTAAAGTCGGTGATGGTCAGATTGACGTTGTTATTTCTGATATGGCGCCCAATATGAGTGGTAATATCGGTGTTGACCAACCTGCTTCAATGTACTTGGTCGAACTTGCACTCGAAATGTGCCGTGAAGTGCTTAAACCAAATGGCAGTTTTGCGGTCAAAGTATTCCAAGGTGAAGGCTTTGAGCAATTCATGAAAGATGTACGTAGTTTGTTTACTGTAGTTAAAACCAGAAAACCGGATTCATCACGTGCTCGTTCACGCGAAGTGTTCATCGTTGCGACGGGTTACAAAGGCTAA
- the secG gene encoding protein-export membrane protein SecG (preprotein translocase band subunit) translates to MYEVIIVIYLIVALAIIGFVLMQQGKGADMGASFGSGGSNTVFGAGGSGNFLTRATAVLAIAFFALSLVLGNLSTQSTTDVILDAEKPAITSDVPVAPVSNSDVPQ, encoded by the coding sequence ATGTACGAAGTTATTATTGTTATTTACTTAATTGTTGCACTTGCAATCATTGGATTCGTTCTAATGCAGCAAGGCAAAGGCGCTGATATGGGTGCTAGCTTTGGTTCTGGTGGTTCAAATACTGTATTTGGTGCTGGCGGTTCAGGTAACTTTTTAACTCGCGCTACAGCAGTACTTGCGATTGCATTTTTTGCGCTGAGCTTAGTGTTAGGTAATTTATCTACACAGTCTACAACTGATGTGATTTTAGATGCAGAGAAACCTGCAATCACAAGTGATGTTCCAGTAGCGCCTGTAAGCAATAGCGACGTACCTCAATAA
- the anmK gene encoding anhydro-N-acetylmuramic acid kinase → MPNKRELYIGLMSGTSIDGIDAALVAFEHGKCELIAQHLQVMPAKLTAQLHQLCRPNDNEISTLAIIDQPLAQAFALACQQLLAKTPYTASDITAIGSHGQTIRHHPEHSFTLQIGDANVLAALTNIDTVADFRRKDMALGGQGAPLVPAFHQAVFQHQSINRAIVNIGGLANITYLPSLQQNKSIIGYDTGPGNTLLDAWFTAKNNSLKSYDEDGQWAKSGLVIESLLTSLLKHEFFALVPPKSTGRELFNLAWLQGYLDILAVPYSNADVQRTLTRFTAVSVANEVNKLMLSNNDGDINGEVYICGGGAANPLLMADLALLLPVTPVMTTTEIGIDPNWVEAIAFAWLAKQHIHKLPGNLPAVTGASRLAVLGAFYPAG, encoded by the coding sequence ATGCCGAACAAGCGTGAGTTATATATCGGACTGATGTCTGGAACCAGTATTGATGGTATTGACGCTGCCTTAGTCGCATTTGAACATGGCAAGTGCGAACTTATTGCCCAGCACTTACAAGTTATGCCAGCGAAGCTAACCGCTCAGCTACATCAATTGTGTCGTCCTAACGACAATGAAATAAGCACACTTGCTATAATCGATCAACCGCTTGCTCAGGCTTTTGCGCTAGCTTGTCAGCAGTTACTCGCTAAAACACCTTATACTGCCAGTGATATTACTGCTATTGGTTCTCACGGACAAACAATACGTCACCACCCCGAACATAGCTTCACCTTGCAGATAGGTGATGCGAATGTTCTTGCTGCCTTGACTAATATTGATACCGTTGCAGACTTTAGACGTAAGGATATGGCCCTTGGTGGTCAAGGTGCGCCCTTAGTCCCTGCTTTCCATCAGGCTGTGTTTCAACACCAGAGTATCAATCGTGCTATTGTTAACATCGGTGGTTTAGCCAATATTACCTATTTGCCAAGCTTGCAACAAAATAAGTCCATTATTGGTTATGATACCGGGCCGGGAAATACCCTGCTCGACGCCTGGTTTACTGCTAAAAATAACAGCCTAAAAAGCTACGATGAAGATGGCCAATGGGCAAAATCAGGGCTTGTTATTGAGTCTTTACTAACTTCATTACTAAAGCATGAATTTTTTGCGCTAGTCCCCCCCAAAAGTACGGGTCGAGAATTATTTAATTTAGCTTGGCTACAAGGCTATTTAGACATTTTAGCGGTCCCTTATTCAAATGCTGATGTCCAACGAACATTAACTCGCTTTACTGCAGTCTCGGTTGCGAATGAAGTCAATAAATTAATGCTTAGCAATAATGATGGGGATATAAATGGTGAGGTGTATATTTGTGGTGGTGGTGCAGCCAACCCATTATTAATGGCCGACTTGGCACTATTACTGCCAGTAACACCAGTAATGACGACCACAGAGATAGGTATTGATCCTAATTGGGTTGAAGCAATTGCGTTTGCTTGGTTAGCGAAACAGCATATCCATAAACTGCCCGGTAATTTACCAGCGGTCACAGGCGCAAGTCGCTTAGCCGTTCTAGGTGCATTCTATCCGGCAGGTTAG
- the rimP gene encoding Ribosome maturation factor rimP gives MASLEQTLTELLEPTVEMLGFELIGIEFTRAGKHSTLLVYIDHENGIFVDDCSKVSHQVSAIMDVEDPISTEYFLEVSSPGMERPLFKVSHYQEYCGSEIKALLRMAVNGRRKIKGVIKSVDGDMITVTIDGKDEVLAHANIQKANIVPKFD, from the coding sequence TTGGCGAGTTTAGAACAAACACTAACTGAATTGTTAGAACCAACAGTTGAAATGTTAGGTTTTGAACTTATTGGTATTGAGTTTACACGAGCTGGTAAACATTCAACGTTACTTGTTTATATCGATCATGAAAACGGTATTTTTGTTGATGATTGCTCGAAAGTAAGTCATCAAGTTAGCGCTATCATGGATGTTGAAGATCCAATCAGCACAGAATACTTCTTAGAAGTTTCTTCACCTGGTATGGAACGTCCATTATTTAAAGTATCACATTACCAAGAGTATTGTGGTTCTGAAATTAAAGCATTATTACGTATGGCAGTGAATGGCCGTCGTAAAATTAAAGGCGTAATCAAAAGTGTTGATGGTGATATGATCACCGTAACAATTGATGGCAAAGACGAAGTCTTAGCACACGCAAATATTCAAAAAGCAAATATTGTTCCAAAATTTGACTAA
- the greA gene encoding transcription elongation factor GreA, translating to MSNIIPMTARGADNLRQELEHLKTVRRPEIVSSIAEAREHGDLKENAEYHAAREEQGFCEGRIQDIEGKLSNCQIIDVTKIANNGRVIFGCTVTIYNTDTEDEITYNLVGDDEADIKQNRISINSPIARGLVGKSVDDVAVVTTPGGAIEFEIVSVEYI from the coding sequence ATGAGTAATATTATCCCAATGACTGCACGTGGTGCAGATAATTTACGCCAAGAATTAGAGCATCTTAAAACTGTTCGCCGCCCTGAAATTGTGAGTTCAATTGCTGAAGCGCGTGAACACGGTGATTTAAAAGAAAATGCGGAATACCATGCGGCACGTGAAGAGCAAGGGTTTTGTGAAGGCCGTATTCAAGATATCGAAGGCAAATTGTCAAATTGTCAAATTATCGATGTAACAAAAATAGCAAACAATGGTCGTGTTATTTTTGGTTGCACAGTGACGATTTATAACACTGATACGGAAGATGAGATTACTTATAATCTAGTGGGTGATGATGAAGCGGATATTAAGCAAAACCGTATTTCAATTAACTCACCAATTGCGCGTGGTTTAGTGGGTAAAAGTGTTGATGATGTTGCGGTCGTGACGACACCGGGCGGCGCGATTGAATTTGAAATTGTATCGGTAGAATATATCTAA